In a single window of the Luteibacter rhizovicinus DSM 16549 genome:
- a CDS encoding carbonic anhydrase → MKDLINGILKFQRDAFPARATLFKNLADQQSPGTLFISCSDSRMVPELVTQQEPGELFVIRNAGNIVPPYGPEPGGVTATVEYAVAALKVSDIVVCGHSNCGAMTAVANCTCMTHMPAVAHWLSYADSARVVNEARSHASATAKADAMIRENVIAQLANLQTHPSVRLALAEGRLALHGWCYDIESGRIDAYDASTGSFVPLAGHPSAREAA, encoded by the coding sequence GTGAAAGACCTCATCAACGGCATCCTTAAGTTCCAGCGCGACGCGTTTCCCGCCAGGGCAACGTTGTTCAAGAACCTGGCCGATCAGCAGAGCCCCGGCACCCTGTTCATTTCCTGCTCGGACAGCCGGATGGTGCCGGAGCTGGTTACCCAGCAAGAACCCGGCGAGCTCTTCGTCATCCGTAACGCCGGCAACATCGTGCCGCCGTACGGGCCCGAACCCGGCGGTGTCACGGCGACCGTCGAATATGCCGTGGCCGCGCTCAAGGTCTCGGACATCGTCGTCTGCGGGCACTCCAACTGCGGTGCCATGACCGCCGTCGCGAACTGCACCTGCATGACGCACATGCCGGCCGTCGCTCACTGGCTCAGCTATGCGGACTCGGCGCGCGTCGTCAACGAAGCGCGGTCGCATGCCAGCGCCACCGCCAAGGCGGACGCGATGATTCGCGAGAACGTCATCGCCCAGCTCGCGAACCTGCAGACGCATCCGTCCGTCCGCCTCGCGCTGGCGGAAGGTCGCCTGGCCCTGCATGGCTGGTGCTACGACATCGAGAGTGGCCGTATCGATGCCTATGACGCGTCCACCGGCAGCTTCGTTCCGTTGGCCGGCCATCCCTCCGCCCGCGAAGCCGCTTGA
- a CDS encoding phosphocholine-specific phospholipase C: MTIQDRRHFLKISLGAAGAAFAASVVPPSIQKALAIPAARRTGTLKDIEHVVILMQENRSFDHYFGSMRGVRGFGDPRTLTLGTGRSVWHQPVTAGSDDYLLPFRPKADNLGLQFIDDLPHGWNDTHAAFNAGKYDQWVPSKGTTTMAHLTRQDIPFHYALADAFTVCDAYHCSILSSTDPNRYYMWTGYVGNDGQGGGPVLSNAELGYDWTTYPERLEAAGVSWKIYQDVGTGLDAAGGWGWGSNPYIGNYGDNSLLYFDQYRNAEPGNPLYDKARTGTNTLNGQSLFDILQKDVMADRLPQVSWIAAPEAYTEHPSWPANYGAWYIDRVLDALTANPEVWSKTALFITYDENDGFFDHVLPAYPPASRDRGLSTVSIDGEVYPGGNGFNPGVYGLGVRVPMLVVSPWSKGGWVCSETYDHTSILRFLEQRFGVREPNISAWRRAVCGDLTRAFDFEGHDGRVPALPSTNAYEPDRGTHSDFSPTPPTDQHLPRQERGQRPARALAYALEVTGKLDQGQGRYVLDFGNSGEIGACFAVTSSLRSDGPWTYTVEAGKSLSDYWTSSDSGDAYDLSVLGPNGFLRQFSGKQPAKAEDHRRLALPEVTMSPGRHAGELHLVLSNGGGRPCAITIEANAYLHQAPQRYWLQPGEHVDARWDIGGCDHWYDLSATSDADPLFLRRFAGHRETGKPSVSDPALGG, from the coding sequence ATGACCATCCAGGATCGGCGGCACTTCCTGAAGATTTCGCTTGGCGCCGCGGGCGCCGCTTTCGCGGCCTCGGTCGTGCCGCCGTCCATCCAGAAGGCGCTCGCGATACCCGCGGCACGCCGCACGGGGACGCTCAAGGACATCGAACACGTCGTCATCCTCATGCAGGAGAACCGTTCGTTCGATCATTACTTCGGCAGCATGCGCGGCGTGCGCGGCTTCGGCGATCCCCGAACGCTCACCCTCGGCACGGGGCGCTCGGTGTGGCATCAGCCGGTGACCGCGGGCAGTGACGACTACCTGCTTCCGTTCCGTCCCAAGGCGGACAACCTCGGCCTGCAATTCATCGATGACCTGCCGCACGGCTGGAACGACACCCACGCGGCCTTCAACGCGGGCAAGTACGATCAATGGGTGCCCTCGAAAGGCACGACCACGATGGCCCACCTGACGCGCCAGGACATTCCGTTCCACTATGCGTTGGCCGACGCGTTCACCGTATGCGACGCCTACCACTGCTCGATCCTTTCCTCGACGGATCCGAATCGTTACTACATGTGGACCGGCTACGTCGGCAACGACGGACAGGGCGGCGGACCGGTGCTTTCCAATGCGGAGCTCGGGTACGACTGGACCACCTACCCGGAACGCCTGGAGGCGGCGGGCGTGTCATGGAAGATCTATCAGGACGTCGGTACCGGCCTCGACGCGGCGGGTGGCTGGGGCTGGGGTTCCAATCCCTACATCGGCAATTACGGCGACAACTCGCTGCTTTATTTCGATCAGTACCGCAATGCCGAGCCCGGCAATCCCCTTTACGACAAGGCGCGCACTGGCACGAACACGCTTAACGGCCAGTCGCTGTTCGACATCCTGCAAAAGGACGTCATGGCCGATCGCCTGCCGCAGGTCTCGTGGATTGCGGCGCCCGAAGCCTATACCGAGCATCCCAGCTGGCCGGCCAATTATGGCGCCTGGTATATCGACCGCGTGCTCGATGCGCTGACCGCCAATCCGGAAGTCTGGAGCAAGACGGCGCTGTTCATCACCTATGACGAGAACGATGGTTTCTTCGATCACGTGTTGCCGGCCTATCCACCGGCGTCACGCGATCGGGGCCTGTCCACGGTCAGCATCGACGGCGAAGTCTATCCGGGCGGCAACGGCTTCAATCCCGGCGTGTACGGCCTGGGCGTGCGTGTTCCGATGCTGGTCGTCTCGCCGTGGAGCAAGGGCGGCTGGGTATGCTCGGAGACTTACGATCACACCTCCATCCTCCGTTTCCTCGAGCAGCGCTTCGGCGTGCGCGAACCGAATATCTCGGCCTGGCGGCGCGCTGTCTGTGGTGACCTGACGCGGGCCTTCGATTTCGAGGGCCACGACGGACGCGTGCCCGCCTTGCCCTCGACGAATGCGTACGAGCCTGACCGTGGCACGCACAGCGATTTCAGCCCGACGCCGCCGACCGACCAGCACCTCCCACGACAGGAACGCGGCCAACGGCCGGCGCGCGCACTGGCCTACGCACTGGAAGTGACGGGCAAGCTGGATCAGGGGCAGGGACGTTACGTCCTCGACTTCGGGAATTCCGGCGAGATCGGCGCCTGCTTCGCCGTCACCTCGTCACTGCGTTCCGACGGGCCGTGGACGTATACGGTCGAGGCCGGCAAGTCGCTGTCCGACTACTGGACCAGCTCCGACAGCGGCGATGCCTACGACCTCAGCGTACTCGGGCCGAACGGTTTTCTCCGCCAGTTCAGTGGCAAGCAGCCGGCAAAGGCCGAGGATCACCGGCGGCTCGCGTTGCCTGAGGTCACGATGTCGCCGGGCCGTCATGCGGGTGAACTGCATCTAGTGCTCAGTAATGGCGGTGGACGTCCTTGCGCTATCACCATCGAGGCCAACGCGTACCTGCACCAGGCGCCGCAGCGCTATTGGCTGCAGCCCGGCGAGCACGTGGATGCACGTTGGGATATCGGTGGATGCGATCACTGGTATGACCTGAGCGCGACCTCCGACGCCGATCCTTTGTTCTTGCGCCGATTCGCCGGGCATCGGGAGACCGGGAAGCCGTCCGTTTCCGATCCGGCGCTGGGCGGGTGA
- a CDS encoding DMT family transporter — translation MNEAKASTGSVVALSATVVIWAFSWIVMKVVLRYAGPFDFSALRYSIGAVLLFVVLVALRRPLAPPPIVGTLVTGLAQTAAFQGLGQFALISGGAGHVVLLAYAMPFWAVLFAWAFLGERPLRRHWIGLALAAVGLTCVIAPWNGLGNPLSTGIALVSGACWALGTVTSKHMFQRHRPDPLTFTAWQMAFGAAALGVVALLVPQRSIEWSPTFIAGLAYSVLLATCLAWTLWLLVVRKLPTAVVSVSSLAVPVISVLMAWAILHETPTPGEWLGMAFIVAGLFAVSGMGNKKSL, via the coding sequence ATGAATGAAGCAAAAGCATCCACCGGCTCAGTCGTCGCGCTGAGCGCCACCGTCGTCATCTGGGCCTTCAGCTGGATCGTGATGAAGGTCGTGCTGCGCTACGCAGGGCCATTCGATTTCTCGGCCCTGCGTTACAGCATCGGCGCCGTGCTTCTCTTCGTCGTGCTGGTAGCGTTGCGTCGGCCACTGGCGCCACCTCCCATCGTCGGGACACTCGTCACCGGCCTCGCCCAGACGGCCGCCTTCCAGGGTCTGGGCCAGTTCGCCCTGATCTCCGGCGGTGCGGGCCACGTGGTCCTGCTCGCGTACGCCATGCCGTTCTGGGCCGTGCTCTTCGCCTGGGCCTTCCTCGGCGAGCGCCCGCTACGCCGGCACTGGATCGGACTGGCGCTCGCCGCAGTCGGCCTCACCTGCGTCATCGCGCCATGGAACGGCCTGGGCAATCCGCTCAGTACGGGAATCGCTCTGGTGAGCGGCGCCTGCTGGGCGCTGGGTACCGTGACCAGCAAGCACATGTTCCAGCGGCATCGGCCGGATCCGCTCACCTTTACGGCCTGGCAGATGGCATTCGGTGCCGCCGCGTTGGGCGTCGTCGCCCTGCTCGTTCCCCAGCGATCCATCGAATGGAGCCCGACCTTCATCGCGGGCCTGGCTTACTCGGTGCTGCTGGCGACTTGTCTTGCATGGACGCTGTGGCTGCTGGTCGTACGCAAGCTCCCGACGGCCGTGGTCTCGGTGTCATCGCTGGCGGTACCCGTGATCAGTGTCCTGATGGCCTGGGCGATCCTGCACGAAACACCGACGCCTGGCGAATGGCTGGGCATGGCGTTCATCGTCGCGGGGCTGTTCGCCGTGAGTGGCATGGGCAATAAGAAGAGCCTATGA
- the cynS gene encoding cyanase, which translates to MTQSQYRNASRLDLADTIVLAKLKKSLTFAQIAEGTGLSEAFVTAALLGQHPLPANVAEIVGKKLGLDADAIALLQTIPVRGSIEGGVPTDPTIYRFYEMIQVYGTTLKALVHEKFGDGIISAINFKLDVKKVADPDGGERAVITLDGKYLPTKPF; encoded by the coding sequence ATGACCCAGTCCCAGTATCGCAACGCTTCCCGCCTGGACCTCGCCGACACCATCGTGCTGGCCAAGCTGAAGAAGTCGCTTACCTTCGCCCAGATCGCCGAGGGCACCGGCCTGTCCGAAGCCTTCGTCACGGCTGCGCTGCTCGGCCAGCATCCTCTTCCTGCCAACGTTGCCGAGATCGTCGGCAAGAAGCTAGGCCTGGATGCGGATGCGATCGCCCTGCTCCAGACCATTCCCGTACGTGGGAGCATCGAAGGCGGCGTCCCGACCGACCCGACCATCTACCGCTTCTACGAAATGATCCAGGTCTACGGCACCACGCTCAAGGCGCTCGTCCACGAGAAATTCGGCGACGGCATCATCAGCGCCATCAACTTCAAGCTCGACGTCAAGAAGGTCGCCGATCCGGATGGTGGCGAGCGCGCCGTGATCACGCTGGACGGAAAGTACCTGCCGACCAAACCGTTCTGA
- a CDS encoding putative adhesin, which translates to MSLQTTTNDWVISGHGSTSTATKPAETTVPAHVRLVLLAPTGAFLSNRLGQALERGVKIDKLVLRQSGRDNSHSPSVYEPGSKAPNLTLHFIGPRDIGTPTVPHVIGVAVDTQLNDIWARIPASSKVVTVYWAACSNVDNDPHGPTVDY; encoded by the coding sequence ATGTCACTTCAGACCACGACCAACGATTGGGTCATCAGCGGCCACGGCTCGACCTCCACCGCGACGAAGCCCGCGGAAACCACGGTACCGGCGCACGTGCGCCTGGTGCTGCTCGCTCCCACGGGGGCTTTCCTCAGCAACCGGCTGGGCCAGGCGCTGGAGCGCGGCGTCAAGATCGACAAGCTGGTGCTTCGCCAGAGCGGTCGTGACAACTCGCATTCGCCGAGTGTCTACGAGCCGGGCAGCAAGGCGCCCAACCTGACGCTGCACTTCATCGGCCCGCGCGATATCGGCACGCCGACCGTTCCCCATGTCATCGGTGTGGCCGTGGATACGCAGCTCAACGATATCTGGGCGCGCATTCCGGCCAGCTCGAAGGTCGTCACGGTTTACTGGGCTGCCTGTTCGAATGTCGACAACGATCCGCACGGCCCGACCGTCGACTATTAA
- the maiA gene encoding maleylacetoacetate isomerase, translated as MSTNADFELYAFWRTAATHRVRIALNMKGLVANERFVDLEKGEQTSPAYLSINPAGVIPALVEDGYPPLTQSMAILEFLEEKVPQPPLLPSDLHGRARVRSLSALLVTDTNSLLPPRVKKYLSLHGGFDEAAWQAWQVHWLTSNLESLERRLATDPQTGRFCHGDTPTMADICLVSIVFRAQALQVDLDSMPTLRDIAANCAALDAFARAHPLLQEGAPRDA; from the coding sequence GTGTCAACCAACGCAGACTTCGAGCTCTACGCTTTCTGGCGTACCGCGGCCACCCACCGGGTAAGGATCGCGCTGAACATGAAAGGATTGGTCGCGAACGAGCGGTTCGTCGATCTGGAAAAAGGTGAGCAAACATCGCCCGCGTATCTGTCCATCAATCCGGCGGGCGTGATTCCCGCGCTTGTCGAAGATGGCTATCCGCCGCTGACCCAGTCGATGGCGATTCTCGAATTCCTCGAGGAAAAGGTCCCCCAGCCACCGCTGCTCCCGTCCGACTTGCACGGCCGCGCGCGGGTCCGCTCCCTATCTGCCTTGCTGGTAACGGATACCAATTCCTTGCTGCCACCGCGTGTGAAGAAGTACCTCTCCCTGCACGGCGGCTTTGACGAGGCCGCGTGGCAGGCATGGCAGGTCCACTGGCTGACATCGAACCTGGAAAGCCTGGAACGACGACTGGCGACCGACCCGCAGACGGGAAGGTTCTGCCACGGCGACACGCCCACCATGGCGGACATCTGCCTGGTGAGCATCGTGTTCCGTGCGCAGGCCTTGCAGGTCGACCTCGACAGCATGCCGACCCTGCGCGACATCGCGGCGAACTGCGCCGCGCTGGATGCGTTCGCTCGCGCGCATCCGCTGCTTCAGGAAGGCGCACCTCGCGACGCGTAA